From one Thalassobaculum sp. OXR-137 genomic stretch:
- the infB gene encoding translation initiation factor IF-2, with translation MSSTNEQDRKKLSLGSGKGKLSLGKTVETGQVKQSFSHGRSKTVQVEVRRRRPSQPVPGSREAAIAAAKAGGGKGGRELTAEEREARARVLEQAAAKRPEELPEAVAEAAAPTAPVTETTAAEPEAAPEPAAPVDRRQAELDEMRKIEDAEAAVKAAEAARLAEEEAARQAKAAAERATARLDREPANTSPAASPAARVPVDNEEDDRRKRSGGGGGAKEVPAKRPARTRTTNEPRRRQGKLTISDALSGDSGRVRSLASVRRARERERQRGRDNQGDAVKQSRDVVVPETITVQELANRMAERGGEVIKSLMKMGVMATINQIIDADTAELVAQEFGHKVRRVAESDVELGMTGDEDRDDDLRPRPPVVTVMGHVDHGKTSLLDAIRQADVASGEAGGITQHIGAYQIEVPSGDKITFIDTPGHEAFTEMRARGANVTDIVILVVAADDGIMAQTVEAIRHARAAKVPVIVAVNKIDKPDADPQRVRTELLQHEIVVEDMGGDVQAIDVSALTKQGLDTLLEAIALQAEVLELKANPDRAAAGVVIEAKVERGRGSVATVLVQRGTVRTGDVFVAGAEWGRVRALVNDRGEPAESAGPSEPIEVLGLQGTPTAGDDFVVVENESRAREIADYRQRLIREKSATAGARGTVEQMLSAIKSGEAEELPLVIKTDVHGSLEAIRATLEKLETSVVKPRILHSAVGGISESDVSLAGASGGIIVGFNVRANPQAREMARRDGMEIRYYSIIYDLIDDVKALLTGMLAPELKEEFLGYAQIRQVFNITKVGKVAGCMVTDGVIKRGCKVRLLRDNVVIHEGSLKTLKRFKDEVREVREGYECGMAFENYDDIRDGDQIECFELKEVARTLEQVQQEASAG, from the coding sequence ATGTCGAGCACCAACGAACAAGATCGCAAGAAGCTGAGCCTCGGGTCCGGCAAGGGCAAGCTGTCGCTTGGCAAGACGGTGGAAACCGGTCAGGTCAAGCAGAGCTTCTCCCATGGCCGTTCCAAGACCGTGCAGGTCGAGGTGCGCCGGCGACGGCCCTCTCAGCCGGTACCCGGATCGCGCGAGGCTGCAATCGCCGCGGCGAAAGCCGGTGGCGGAAAGGGCGGGCGCGAGCTGACCGCCGAGGAGCGCGAGGCCCGGGCCCGCGTCCTCGAGCAGGCCGCCGCCAAGCGCCCGGAGGAGCTGCCGGAAGCCGTGGCCGAGGCCGCCGCGCCGACGGCACCGGTGACCGAGACGACGGCCGCCGAGCCGGAAGCCGCGCCCGAGCCGGCCGCCCCGGTGGATCGCCGCCAGGCCGAACTGGATGAGATGCGCAAGATCGAGGACGCTGAGGCCGCGGTGAAAGCCGCCGAAGCCGCGCGCCTCGCCGAGGAGGAGGCCGCCCGTCAGGCGAAGGCCGCCGCCGAGCGCGCCACCGCCCGTCTGGACCGCGAGCCGGCCAACACCTCCCCGGCCGCGTCGCCGGCGGCGCGCGTTCCGGTCGACAACGAGGAAGACGACCGCCGCAAGCGCAGCGGTGGCGGCGGCGGTGCGAAGGAAGTGCCGGCCAAGCGCCCGGCCCGTACCCGCACCACCAACGAGCCGCGCCGCCGTCAGGGCAAGCTCACCATCAGCGACGCGCTGAGCGGCGATAGCGGGCGCGTGCGCTCGCTCGCCTCGGTCCGTCGTGCCCGGGAGCGGGAGCGTCAGCGCGGTCGCGACAATCAGGGCGATGCGGTCAAGCAGTCGCGCGACGTGGTCGTGCCCGAGACCATCACCGTCCAGGAGCTCGCCAACCGTATGGCGGAGCGCGGCGGCGAGGTCATCAAGTCGCTGATGAAGATGGGCGTCATGGCGACCATCAACCAGATCATCGACGCCGACACCGCGGAACTGGTGGCCCAGGAGTTCGGCCATAAGGTCCGCCGCGTCGCGGAGTCCGACGTCGAGCTCGGCATGACAGGCGACGAGGACCGGGACGACGATCTGCGTCCGCGGCCCCCGGTGGTCACGGTCATGGGTCACGTCGACCACGGCAAGACCTCCCTGCTCGATGCGATCCGCCAGGCGGACGTGGCGTCGGGCGAGGCCGGTGGCATCACCCAGCATATCGGCGCCTACCAGATCGAGGTGCCGTCGGGCGACAAGATCACCTTCATCGACACCCCGGGCCACGAGGCCTTCACCGAGATGCGGGCGCGCGGCGCCAACGTCACCGACATCGTCATCCTGGTGGTGGCGGCCGATGACGGCATCATGGCGCAGACGGTCGAGGCCATCCGCCACGCCCGGGCCGCCAAGGTTCCGGTCATCGTCGCGGTCAACAAGATCGACAAGCCGGATGCCGACCCGCAGCGGGTCCGCACCGAGCTGCTGCAGCACGAGATCGTGGTCGAGGACATGGGCGGCGACGTCCAGGCGATCGACGTCTCGGCGCTGACCAAGCAGGGCCTGGACACGCTGCTGGAGGCCATCGCGCTTCAGGCGGAAGTGCTCGAGCTCAAGGCGAACCCGGATCGGGCCGCCGCCGGCGTGGTCATCGAAGCCAAGGTCGAGCGCGGCCGCGGCTCCGTCGCCACCGTGCTGGTCCAGCGCGGCACCGTCCGGACCGGCGACGTTTTCGTTGCGGGTGCGGAATGGGGCCGGGTGCGCGCCCTGGTCAACGACCGTGGCGAGCCGGCCGAGAGCGCCGGGCCGAGCGAGCCGATCGAGGTCCTGGGTCTCCAGGGCACGCCGACCGCCGGTGACGATTTCGTCGTCGTCGAGAACGAGAGCCGGGCCCGCGAGATCGCCGATTACCGTCAGCGCCTGATCCGCGAGAAGAGTGCGACCGCCGGTGCCCGCGGCACCGTCGAGCAGATGCTCTCCGCCATCAAGTCGGGCGAGGCCGAGGAACTGCCGCTGGTCATCAAGACCGACGTGCACGGTTCCCTGGAAGCGATCCGGGCGACCCTGGAGAAGCTGGAGACCAGCGTGGTCAAGCCGCGCATCCTGCACTCCGCGGTCGGCGGCATCAGCGAGTCCGACGTGTCCCTGGCGGGCGCTTCGGGCGGCATCATCGTGGGCTTCAACGTCCGCGCCAACCCGCAGGCCCGCGAGATGGCGCGCCGCGACGGGATGGAGATCCGCTACTACTCGATCATCTACGACCTGATCGACGATGTGAAAGCCCTGCTGACCGGCATGCTGGCGCCGGAACTCAAGGAAGAGTTCCTGGGCTACGCGCAGATCCGCCAGGTTTTCAACATCACCAAGGTCGGCAAGGTGGCGGGCTGCATGGTCACCGACGGCGTCATCAAGCGGGGCTGCAAGGTCCGTCTGCTGCGCGACAACGTGGTGATCCACGAGGGCTCCCTGAAGACCCTGAAGCGCTTCAAGGACGAGGTCCGCGAGGTCCGCGAGGGTTACGAGTGCGGTATGGCGTTCGAGAACTACGACGACATCCGCGACGGCGATCAGATCGAGTGCTTCGAGCTGAAGGAAGTTGCCCGGACGCTCGAACAGGTTCAGCAGGAGGCGTCCGCCGGCTAA
- a CDS encoding diacylglycerol kinase family protein: MHTDPATASTEPVVPPAARPEGDGDPAVRTVRRALIIFNRNAGGGRKVARLDETVTRLTEAGVEVEIHLTSFAGDAEQTAHAARFLGSGPDVVICAGGDGTLNEVVNGLAGGDTPLALLPIGTANVLAAEIGLATDIDTVVDTIFHGRPVPVHLGMANGRYFTLMTGVGLDAEVVASVDRKLKRKTGKLAYGLATLKRWSVYRDHHFRVTVDGMEHRAAGVIVANGHYYGGRFVCAENARITEPGLHVCLFQKPGRWQAIYYMMALFGGFLDRLNTYKVIPGRDIHIADDRDGPVQGDGDIITQLPLTIGVAPETVRILMPRG, encoded by the coding sequence ATGCATACCGACCCCGCGACCGCGTCCACGGAACCGGTCGTCCCGCCGGCGGCCCGGCCGGAGGGCGACGGCGATCCCGCGGTCAGGACGGTGCGGCGCGCGCTGATCATCTTCAATCGGAACGCCGGCGGCGGACGCAAGGTCGCCCGGCTCGACGAGACGGTCACCCGGCTGACGGAGGCCGGGGTCGAGGTCGAGATCCACCTCACCTCCTTTGCCGGCGATGCCGAGCAGACCGCCCATGCCGCCCGGTTCCTGGGCAGCGGACCCGATGTGGTGATCTGCGCCGGCGGCGACGGCACGCTGAACGAGGTGGTGAACGGTCTGGCCGGCGGCGACACGCCGCTGGCGCTGCTGCCGATCGGCACGGCGAACGTGCTGGCGGCCGAGATCGGCCTCGCCACCGATATCGATACGGTCGTCGACACGATCTTCCACGGCCGGCCGGTGCCGGTCCACCTGGGCATGGCGAACGGGCGCTACTTCACCCTGATGACCGGGGTGGGTCTGGACGCGGAGGTCGTCGCCAGCGTCGACCGCAAACTGAAGCGCAAGACCGGCAAGCTGGCCTACGGGCTCGCCACCCTCAAGCGCTGGTCGGTCTACCGCGACCACCATTTCCGGGTGACGGTCGACGGGATGGAGCACCGGGCCGCCGGCGTCATCGTCGCCAACGGCCACTACTACGGCGGCCGCTTCGTCTGCGCCGAGAATGCCCGGATCACCGAGCCCGGCCTGCATGTCTGCCTGTTCCAGAAGCCGGGGCGGTGGCAGGCGATCTACTACATGATGGCGCTGTTCGGCGGGTTCCTGGACCGGCTGAACACCTACAAGGTGATCCCCGGCCGCGACATCCACATCGCCGACGACCGCGACGGGCCGGTGCAGGGCGACGGCGACATCATCACCCAGCTTCCGCTCACCATCGGGGTCGCGCCGGAGACGGTGCGGATCCTGATGCCGCGGGGGTAG
- a CDS encoding glycosyltransferase family 1 protein, translating into MHVTVVSDAWYPQVNGVVRTLATTAEHLRARGHRVTFVTPDRFRTVPCPTYPEIRLALFPDRRVADLLDAAHPCAIHIATEGPLGHAARRYCLARGLPFTTAYHTKFPEYLQARAGIPLAWTYRMMRRFHAPSSGVMVATASLRRELEAHGFANLRDWTRGVDVRLFHPRPSILDLPGPILMYVGRVAVEKNIGAFLALDHPGTKVVVGDGPQRAELMRQHPDVVFVGAKSGEDLAAHYASADVFVFPSRTDTFGLVLIEALASGVPVAAYPVPGPLDVIADSGAGVLDEDLARAVAGALTIDRSVARTRGLQFTWARCAEMFLDNLQPFDPAEGQVRAA; encoded by the coding sequence CTGCATGTGACGGTGGTCTCCGACGCCTGGTATCCCCAGGTCAACGGCGTCGTCCGCACCCTGGCGACCACCGCCGAGCATCTCCGCGCGCGCGGGCATCGGGTGACTTTCGTGACGCCGGACCGGTTCCGCACGGTGCCCTGCCCGACCTATCCGGAAATCCGCCTGGCCCTGTTCCCCGACCGCCGCGTGGCCGACCTGCTGGACGCCGCCCATCCCTGCGCCATCCACATCGCCACCGAGGGGCCGCTCGGCCATGCCGCCCGGCGCTACTGCCTGGCGCGCGGCCTGCCCTTCACCACGGCCTACCACACCAAGTTTCCGGAGTACCTGCAGGCCCGGGCCGGGATTCCGCTGGCCTGGACCTACCGGATGATGCGCCGGTTCCACGCGCCCTCCAGCGGGGTTATGGTGGCGACCGCCTCGCTGCGCCGTGAGCTGGAGGCGCACGGATTTGCCAACCTGCGCGACTGGACCCGGGGCGTGGACGTGCGGTTGTTCCATCCGCGCCCGTCCATTCTCGACCTGCCCGGGCCGATCCTGATGTATGTCGGCCGCGTTGCCGTGGAGAAGAATATCGGCGCCTTCCTCGCGCTGGACCATCCGGGGACCAAGGTCGTGGTCGGCGACGGCCCGCAGCGCGCGGAGCTGATGCGCCAGCATCCCGATGTGGTGTTCGTCGGCGCGAAATCGGGCGAGGACCTGGCCGCGCACTATGCCTCGGCCGACGTGTTCGTCTTCCCGAGCCGCACGGATACCTTCGGCCTGGTGCTGATCGAGGCGCTGGCCAGCGGCGTACCGGTCGCGGCCTATCCGGTGCCGGGACCGCTGGACGTGATCGCCGACAGCGGCGCGGGCGTGCTGGACGAGGATCTGGCGCGCGCGGTGGCCGGGGCGTTGACGATCGACCGGAGCGTGGCCCGGACGCGGGGACTGCAGTTCACCTGGGCGCGCTGCGCCGAGATGTTCCTCGACAACCTGCAGCCGTTCGACCCGGCGGAAGGTCAGGTCCGCGCGGCATAG
- a CDS encoding YHS domain-containing (seleno)protein → MRNLPALMRVSAVLGLAAVGGIFVACGAGMPANGAATAGPAPVFERDGVALGGYDPVSYFVDPEPASGSPDHRVEWRGAVWYFTTAENAQLFRENPEHYAPQYGGYSLYGMSRGKAYTTDPRVFDIIDGKLYLSRNDAVREIWQRNPAGYIATADRKWNQAVWSEPPNQLAR, encoded by the coding sequence ATGAGAAACCTGCCCGCCCTAATGCGTGTATCCGCCGTGCTGGGCCTTGCCGCCGTCGGCGGCATCTTCGTGGCCTGCGGCGCCGGCATGCCGGCCAACGGGGCCGCAACCGCCGGACCGGCACCGGTGTTCGAGCGCGACGGCGTCGCCCTCGGCGGCTACGACCCGGTGTCCTATTTCGTCGATCCGGAACCCGCGTCCGGCTCGCCCGACCATCGGGTCGAGTGGCGCGGCGCTGTCTGGTATTTCACCACCGCCGAAAACGCCCAGCTGTTCCGCGAGAACCCGGAGCATTACGCGCCGCAATACGGCGGCTACAGCCTGTACGGCATGTCGCGCGGCAAGGCCTACACCACGGACCCGCGGGTCTTCGACATCATCGACGGCAAGCTCTACCTGTCGCGCAACGACGCCGTGCGCGAAATCTGGCAGCGCAATCCCGCCGGCTACATCGCCACCGCCGACCGCAAGTGGAACCAGGCGGTCTGGTCCGAACCGCCGAACCAGCTCGCCCGCTGA
- the pnp gene encoding polyribonucleotide nucleotidyltransferase — protein sequence MFDVYRKEIEWGGRTLTLETGKMARQADGAVLARYGDTAVLCTVVAAKTPRPGIDFFPLSVHYMEKTYAAGKIPGGFFKREGRPSEKETLTSRLIDRPIRPLFVKGFKNEVQVICTVLAHDLENDPDIVAMVGTSAALCLSGAPFLGPIGGARVGYKDGEYILNPTMDVTRTESELDLVVAGTEEGVLMVESMASELSEEIMLGAVNFGHDSFQPVIKAIIELAEAAAKDPMDLPESPLDLDAIRGKLEAACKADLEAAYDEPNKSERQNKLAAAKEKALAAIEDDAEKEAAKGLMKGLEADIVRGRILETGKRIDERDTKTVRQIVAEVGLLPRTHGSALFTRGETQAMVIATLGTGQDEQIIDALEGEYREHFLLHYNFPPFSVGEAGRVGSPGRREIGHGKLAWRAVKPLLPSKEAFPYTLRVVSEITESNGSSSMATVCGTSLSLMDAGVPLARPVAGIAMGLIKEGEKFAVLSDILGDEDHLGDMDFKVAGTDKGVTALQMDIKITSITREIMKVALEQAKDGRMHILGEMGKALSAARDGVSDTAPKMISIKIPVDKIRDVIGSGGKVIREICEVTGAKIDIDDDGTVKIAAVEQASLDAAHNWVYSLTAEPEVGKIYDGKVVKTLDFGAFVNFLGPKDGLVHISQLTSAKRPEAVTEVVKEGDKVKVKVIGFDDRGKVKLSMKVVDQETGEDLEAAAE from the coding sequence ATGTTCGACGTTTACCGCAAGGAAATCGAATGGGGCGGGCGCACGCTCACCCTTGAGACCGGCAAAATGGCCCGCCAGGCCGATGGCGCCGTCCTCGCCCGCTACGGCGACACCGCCGTTCTCTGCACCGTGGTCGCCGCCAAGACGCCGCGCCCGGGCATCGACTTCTTCCCGCTCTCGGTCCACTACATGGAGAAGACCTACGCCGCGGGTAAGATCCCCGGCGGCTTCTTCAAGCGCGAGGGCCGTCCGAGCGAGAAGGAGACCCTGACCTCCCGCCTGATCGACCGGCCGATCCGCCCGCTCTTCGTCAAGGGCTTCAAGAACGAGGTGCAGGTGATCTGCACGGTTCTCGCCCACGACCTGGAGAACGATCCGGACATCGTCGCCATGGTCGGCACCTCCGCCGCCTTGTGCCTGTCCGGCGCCCCGTTCCTGGGCCCGATCGGCGGCGCGCGCGTCGGCTATAAGGATGGCGAGTACATCCTGAACCCGACCATGGACGTGACCCGCACCGAGAGCGAGCTCGACCTGGTCGTGGCCGGCACCGAAGAAGGCGTGCTCATGGTCGAGTCGATGGCGTCGGAGCTGTCGGAAGAGATCATGCTCGGCGCCGTCAACTTCGGTCACGACAGCTTCCAGCCGGTGATCAAGGCGATCATCGAGCTGGCCGAGGCCGCCGCCAAGGATCCGATGGATCTGCCGGAGAGCCCGCTGGACCTGGACGCCATCCGCGGCAAGCTCGAGGCGGCCTGCAAGGCCGACCTGGAAGCCGCCTATGACGAGCCGAACAAGTCCGAGCGCCAGAACAAGCTCGCGGCCGCCAAGGAGAAGGCGCTCGCCGCGATCGAGGACGACGCCGAGAAGGAAGCCGCCAAGGGCCTGATGAAGGGCCTTGAGGCCGACATCGTGCGCGGCCGCATCCTGGAGACCGGCAAGCGTATCGACGAGCGCGACACCAAGACCGTGCGCCAGATCGTGGCCGAGGTCGGCCTGCTGCCCCGGACCCACGGCTCCGCCCTGTTCACCCGCGGCGAGACCCAGGCGATGGTCATCGCCACCCTGGGCACCGGCCAGGACGAGCAGATCATCGACGCGCTCGAGGGCGAGTACCGCGAGCACTTCCTGCTGCACTACAACTTCCCGCCGTTCTCGGTGGGCGAGGCGGGCCGCGTCGGCTCCCCGGGCCGCCGCGAGATCGGCCACGGCAAGCTGGCCTGGCGGGCGGTGAAGCCGCTGCTGCCGAGCAAGGAAGCCTTCCCCTACACCCTGCGCGTGGTCTCCGAGATCACCGAGTCCAACGGCTCGTCGTCCATGGCGACGGTCTGCGGCACCTCGCTGTCGCTGATGGATGCCGGCGTGCCGCTGGCCCGTCCGGTGGCGGGCATCGCCATGGGCCTGATCAAGGAAGGCGAGAAGTTCGCCGTCCTGTCCGACATCCTGGGTGACGAAGATCACCTGGGCGACATGGACTTCAAGGTCGCCGGCACCGACAAGGGCGTCACCGCCCTGCAGATGGACATCAAGATCACGTCCATCACCCGCGAGATCATGAAGGTCGCGCTGGAGCAGGCGAAGGACGGCCGGATGCACATCCTGGGCGAGATGGGCAAGGCCCTGTCCGCGGCCCGCGACGGCGTCTCCGACACCGCGCCGAAGATGATCTCGATCAAGATCCCGGTCGACAAGATCCGCGACGTGATCGGCTCGGGCGGCAAGGTGATCCGCGAGATCTGCGAAGTCACCGGTGCGAAGATCGATATCGACGACGACGGCACCGTGAAGATCGCCGCCGTCGAGCAGGCCTCTCTCGACGCCGCCCATAACTGGGTCTACTCGCTGACGGCCGAGCCGGAAGTGGGCAAGATCTACGACGGCAAGGTCGTGAAGACCCTCGACTTCGGCGCCTTTGTGAACTTCCTCGGCCCGAAGGACGGTCTGGTGCATATCAGCCAGCTGACCTCGGCCAAGCGTCCGGAAGCGGTCACCGAGGTCGTCAAGGAAGGCGACAAGGTGAAGGTGAAGGTCATCGGCTTCGACGATCGCGGCAAGGTCAAGCTGTCGATGAAGGTCGTCGATCAGGAGACCGGCGAAGATCTGGAAGCCGCTGCCGAGTAA
- the truB gene encoding tRNA pseudouridine(55) synthase TruB, which translates to MARRKRGNPVHGWVILDKPIDITSTQAVATVRRVFDAAKAGHAGTLDPLATGVLPIALGEATKTVPYVMDATKDYAFTVRWGEATSTDDAEGEVVATSDARPDAAAIAGVLDRFVGEIEQVPPKFSAIKVDGERAYDLARSGEDVELDSRRIQILDLRMVDMPSRDEARFTVTSGKGAYMRSLARDLALALGTVGHIRDLRRLRVGPFGADRAISLDSLAKLMHNPASLEHLCPVETALDGIPALALRGPEATTLRNGQGVPVYRSMDRDRFGDLQEGDLVYATDGTVPVAIARIESGAIRPVRVLNL; encoded by the coding sequence ATGGCGCGTAGGAAACGGGGCAACCCGGTCCACGGCTGGGTCATTCTCGACAAGCCGATCGACATCACCTCCACCCAGGCTGTCGCGACGGTGCGCCGGGTGTTCGACGCCGCCAAGGCGGGCCATGCCGGCACCCTGGACCCGCTGGCCACCGGGGTCCTGCCGATCGCCCTGGGCGAGGCGACCAAAACCGTTCCCTATGTGATGGACGCCACCAAGGACTATGCCTTCACCGTGCGCTGGGGTGAGGCGACCTCGACCGACGACGCCGAGGGCGAGGTGGTGGCGACCAGCGACGCGCGGCCGGACGCGGCGGCGATCGCCGGCGTGCTAGATCGTTTCGTTGGCGAAATAGAGCAGGTTCCGCCCAAGTTTTCCGCCATCAAGGTGGACGGCGAGCGCGCCTACGACCTGGCGCGATCCGGCGAGGACGTCGAGCTCGACTCCCGCCGCATCCAGATCCTGGACCTGCGGATGGTCGACATGCCCAGCCGCGACGAGGCCCGGTTCACCGTCACCTCGGGCAAGGGCGCCTATATGCGGTCGCTCGCCCGCGACCTCGCCCTCGCCCTGGGCACGGTCGGCCATATCCGCGATCTGCGGCGCCTGCGCGTCGGTCCGTTCGGCGCGGATCGCGCGATTTCGCTGGATTCCCTGGCGAAGCTGATGCATAACCCCGCCTCTTTGGAGCACCTGTGCCCTGTTGAGACCGCGCTGGACGGCATCCCGGCGCTGGCCTTGAGAGGCCCGGAGGCGACGACGCTGCGCAACGGACAAGGCGTTCCGGTCTATCGCTCGATGGATCGGGACCGGTTCGGCGATCTGCAGGAAGGCGATCTGGTCTATGCCACGGACGGCACGGTCCCGGTCGCCATCGCGCGGATCGAAAGCGGCGCCATTCGTCCGGTAAGGGTGCTGAACCTCTAG
- the rpsO gene encoding 30S ribosomal protein S15: MSITAERKAELIKQYAQKEGDTGSPEVQVSILSERISNLTEHMKTHKHDFHSRRGLLMMVGQRRRLLDYLKRKSNDRYSALITSLGLRR, encoded by the coding sequence ATGTCGATTACTGCAGAGCGCAAGGCAGAGCTCATCAAACAATATGCCCAGAAGGAAGGCGACACCGGTTCGCCGGAAGTGCAGGTCTCGATCCTGAGCGAGCGCATTTCCAACCTCACCGAACACATGAAGACCCACAAGCACGACTTCCACTCGCGCCGGGGTCTGCTGATGATGGTCGGCCAGCGCCGCCGTCTGCTGGACTACCTGAAGCGGAAGTCCAACGACCGCTACTCCGCGCTGATCACCAGCCTGGGCCTGCGCCGCTAA
- a CDS encoding UDP-2,3-diacylglucosamine diphosphatase, translating to MNAERGITRYRAIWISDIHLGTRGCQAEYLLDFLKHTDSEYLYLVGDILDIWRMKRSWGWRQAHNDVVQKLLRKARKGTKVIFIPGNHDDLFREYLNSDFGQIEIRPEHIHVTKTGKRFLVIHGDEFDVVVTYAKWLAVLGDWSYATLLSLNVAFNEVRRRLGYPYWSLSAYLKQKAKRAVEFIGAFEDALADEARRRGVDGVVCGHIHKAEMRMIGDILYCNDGDWVESCTALVEDLNGEMEIVHWVETRQMSFAA from the coding sequence ATGAACGCGGAACGGGGTATCACCCGATACCGGGCGATCTGGATATCCGACATTCACCTGGGTACCCGCGGGTGTCAGGCAGAATACCTGCTGGATTTCCTGAAGCATACCGATTCCGAATATCTGTACCTGGTCGGGGACATCCTCGACATCTGGCGGATGAAGCGGAGCTGGGGCTGGCGGCAGGCCCATAACGACGTGGTGCAGAAGCTGCTGCGCAAGGCGCGCAAGGGCACCAAGGTCATCTTCATCCCCGGCAACCACGACGACCTGTTCCGGGAATACCTGAACTCCGATTTCGGCCAGATCGAGATCCGGCCGGAGCACATCCACGTCACCAAGACCGGCAAGCGGTTCCTGGTCATCCACGGTGACGAGTTCGACGTGGTCGTGACCTACGCCAAGTGGCTGGCGGTGCTGGGCGACTGGTCCTACGCCACCCTGCTGTCGCTGAACGTCGCCTTCAACGAGGTGCGCCGCCGGCTCGGCTATCCGTACTGGTCGCTGTCCGCCTATCTGAAGCAGAAGGCCAAGCGCGCGGTCGAGTTCATCGGCGCCTTCGAGGACGCGCTGGCCGACGAGGCGCGGCGGCGCGGGGTCGATGGGGTGGTCTGCGGCCACATCCACAAGGCCGAGATGCGGATGATCGGCGACATCCTGTACTGCAACGACGGCGACTGGGTGGAGAGCTGCACCGCCCTGGTGGAGGACCTGAACGGCGAGATGGAGATCGTTCACTGGGTCGAAACCCGACAGATGTCCTTCGCCGCCTGA
- the rbfA gene encoding 30S ribosome-binding factor RbfA, with translation MAKRDEAREGPSQRQLRVGEEIRRVLARVFERGELHEPALSGVRITLSEVSVSPDLRNATVWVIPPIDGEIADILPILSRVAGRLSGQVAREVRMKFAPRLTFKRDTAFDASQRMNAILNDPVIRQDVAAAPESSDEDSTEDGGSDTHGA, from the coding sequence ATGGCGAAGCGCGACGAGGCCCGCGAGGGCCCGAGCCAGCGACAATTGCGTGTCGGGGAAGAGATCCGGCGCGTTCTCGCCCGCGTGTTCGAGCGCGGCGAGCTGCATGAGCCTGCCCTGTCGGGCGTGCGCATCACCCTGTCCGAGGTCAGCGTGTCTCCGGACCTGCGCAACGCCACGGTCTGGGTGATCCCGCCGATCGACGGGGAGATCGCCGACATCCTGCCGATCCTGAGCCGGGTGGCGGGACGGCTGTCCGGCCAGGTCGCCCGCGAGGTGCGCATGAAGTTCGCGCCGCGCCTGACCTTCAAGCGCGATACCGCCTTCGACGCCTCCCAGCGCATGAACGCGATCCTGAACGACCCGGTGATCCGCCAGGACGTCGCCGCCGCACCCGAATCCTCGGACGAGGACTCCACCGAAGACGGCGGGTCCGACACCCATGGCGCGTAG